A genomic stretch from Xiphophorus maculatus strain JP 163 A chromosome 16, X_maculatus-5.0-male, whole genome shotgun sequence includes:
- the mapk8ip3 gene encoding C-Jun-amino-terminal kinase-interacting protein 3 isoform X12, which yields MMEIDEVVYQDDYGSGTVMSERVSGLANSIYREFERLIHSYDEEVVKELMPLVVNVLENLDAVLTENQEHEVELELLKEDNEQLITQYEREKALRKQAEEKFIEFEDSLEADKKELQMQVELLELQGKQLELKTKNYSDQITRLEEREAEMKKEYNALHQRHTEMIQTYVEHIERSKLQQPGGNSQSEGPGCGRTHRHTWRKSKAERPPSLSLYPGGEGMEDESESDSVAATPSSTGSKSNTPTSSVPSATITPINEGFPPHCDFDTMRAGNRRKGAKRLSRNMEVQVSQETRNVSIGMGSSDEWSEFQEIIDSTPELEMGMDSRVYGGGNSPSQGIVNEAFGINTDSLYHEIKDAKSDIIGDVDAGAELLGEFSVRDDFFGMGKEVENLLTENKQLLETKNALNIVKNDLIAKVDELSSEQEVLKEELEAVRQSKNKVDARIKELEEEIKRLRAEASRDSKDEVGDDFSSPMQDGDMSMTQRRRFTRVEMARVLMERNQYKERLMELQEAVRWTEMIRASRESPPIQEKKKSTIWQFFARLFSSSSSPPPVKRPYSSVNIHYKSPSPAFNQRRSHTMCQISTSNRTLEFFPEDDSAMMARREQRREQYRQVREHMRRDDGIMQACGWSVPSRLKQTGGQTDGAKDSPLKRQQTNEKEDNRMKNVPVPVYCRPLVEKDPNRKLWCAAGVDLTGWRVSSQEAAPPKAPSGSGDPLQTEEDRADKKNTSPEKRKSKELQETDSMNSRVWILTSTHSASKVVIIDANQPGSLVDQFNVCNAHVLCISSVPAASESDYPAGEIVLDPGDGGAGGGEDMGGVEGMLAGITLVGCATNCSVARSNCSSRTDTPIVDKGQAPAAPPMNGKIHPAQSAEEATEATEVSESTASQPEMGSGRPGPFTEHVFTDPQPRPADDRNAGQSKDESSQPAESEEGGEETKNYTSVAPTMWLGAQNSWLYVHSAVGNWKKCLHSIKLKDSVLSLVHVKGRVLVALADGTLAIFHRSEDGLWDLSNYHLMDLGRPHHSIRCMAVVHDKVWCGYKNKIHVIQPKSMQIEKSFDAHPRRESQVRQLAWIGDGVWVSIRLDSTLRLYHAHTHQHLQDVDIEPYVSKMLGTGKLGFSFVRITALLIGGNRLWVGTGNGVIISIPLTETVVLHRGQLLGLRANKVSPTSSGGVIHVYGDDSSEKSTGSFIPYCSMAQAQLCFHGHRDAVKFFVSVPGNVLATLNGSVLDSPSEGQSTAAPTETEAQSVQNVLVLSGGEGYIDFRIGDGEDDETEEGDSGGGASQMKPALSKAERSHIIVWQVSYVPE from the exons AAATTCATTGAATTTGAGGACAGTCTGGAGGCAGACAAAAAGGAGCTGCAGATGCAGGTGGAGCTTTTGGAGCTTCAGGGGAAGCAGCTGGAGCTGAAGACGAAGAACTACTCCGACCAGA TCACTCGTCTTGAGGAGCGTGAGGCAGAGATGAAGAAGGAGTATAATGCTCTTCATCAGCGCCACACCGAG ATGATCCAGACGTACGTAGAGCACATAGAGCGGTCCAAACTGCAGCAACCAGGGGgtaacagccaatcagaaggcCCCGGCTGTGGACGAAC TCATCGCCACACATGGAGGAAAAG CAAAGCGGAGCGCCCGCCGTCGCTGAGCCTGTACCCTGGTGGCGAGGGCATG GAGGACGAATCGGAGTCTGACTCGGTTGCAGCCACACCCAGCAGCACAGGAAGCAAGTCCAACACGCCCACCTCCTCCGTCCCCTCCGCCACCATCACCCCCATCAACGAGGGCTTCCCCCCGCACTGCGACTTCGACACGATGCGCGCCGGGAACCGCAGGAAAGGCGCCAAGCGTCTCAGTCGCAACATGGAGGTGCAGGTTTCCCAGGAAACCAGGAACGTCAGCATCG GTATGGGAAGCAGTGACGAATGGTCCGAATTTCAGGAAATTATCGACTCCACCCCAGAGCTGGAGATGGGAATGGATTCCAGGGTTTATGGAGGTGGAAACAG TCCTTCTCAAGGGATTGTTAACGAGGCATTCGGCATCAACACGGACTCACTGTACCACGAGATCAAAGACGCAAAGTCGGACATCATCGGGGACGTCGACGCCGGTGCCGAGCTGCTGG GCGAGTTCTCAG TCCGTGACGATTTCTTCG GGATGGGAAAGGAGGTGGAAAATCTTCTGACGGAGAACAAACAGCTTCTAGAGACCAA AAACGCTCTGAACATTGTAAAAAACGATCTTATCGCCAAAGTGGACGAGCTGTCGAGTGAGCAGGAGGTGCtgaaggaggagctggaggcgGTGCGGCAGTCCAAGAACAAGGTGGACGCCAGAATCAAGGAGCTGGAAGAAGAAATCAAGAG GTTAAGAGCAGAAGCATCTCGGGACTCCAAAGACGAAGTTGGTGATGAC TTTTCGTCGCCCATGCAGGACGGGGACATGTCGATGACCCAGCGGCGCCGCTTCACTCGGGTGGAGATGGCCCGTGTGCTGATGGAGCGGAACCAGTACAAAGAGAGGctgatggagctgcaggaggCGGTGCGATGGACAGAGATGATCAG GGCTTCTAGGGAGAGTCCGCCCATCCAGGAGAAGAAGAAGTCCACCATCTGGCAGTT CTTTGCACGCCTCTTCAGCTCCTCGTCCAGCCCTCCTCCCGTCAAGCGACCTTACTCCAGCGTCAACATCCACTACAAGTCGCCCTCGCCGGCGTTCAACCAGCGGCGCAGTCACACCATGTGCCAGATCTCCACCTCCAACCGCACGCTGGAGTTCTTCCCTGAAGA TGACTCGGCAATGATGGCGCGCCGAGAGCAGCGGCGTGAGCAGTACAGGCAGGTGCGAGAGCACATGCGCCGTGACGACGGCATCATGCAGGCCTGTGGCTGGAGCGTGCCATCTCGCCTCAAGCAG ACTGGTGGTCAGACGGACGGCGCTAAGGACAGCCCGCTGAAGAGACAACAG ACCAATGAGAAAGAGGATAACCGCATGAAGAATGTGCCTGTTCCGGTGTACTGTCGCCCTCTGGTGGAGAAAGACCCCAACAGGAAG TTGTGGTGCGCAGCGGGAGTCGACCTGACAGGATGGAGAGTCAGCAGCCAGGAGGCGGCGCCACCCAAAGCACCATCAGGCAGCGGTGACCCCCTGCAGACTGAGGAGGACCGAGCGGACAAGAAGAACACGTCACCTGAGAAGAGGAAG TCTAAGGAGCTCCAGGAGACAGACAGCATGAACAGTCGAGTGTGGATCCTCACCAGCACCCACTCTGCCAGCAAGGTGGTCATCATCGACGCCAACCAGCCTGGTTCTCTGGTCGACCAGTTCAACGTCTGCAACGCACACGTGCTCTGCATCTCCAGTGTGCCAG CTGCCAGCGAGAGTGATTATCCAGCAGGAGAAATCGTGTTGGATCCAGGTgatggaggagcaggaggaggagaggacaTGGGAGGCGTGGAGGGCATGTTGGCTGGCATCACGCTGGTTGGCTGTGCCACGAACTGCAGTGTTGCCCGTAGCAACTGCTCCTCGCGTACAGACACACCCATAGTGGATAAAGGACAAG ccCCCGCCGCTCCCCCCATGAACGGGAAGATTCACCCCGCCCAGTCAGCCGAGGAAGCCACGGAGGCCACGGAGGTTTCTGAATCCACAGCCAGCCAGCCGGAGATGGGGTCCGGACGCCCGGGGCCCTTCACCGAGCACGTCTTCACTGATCCTCAGCCTCGTCCGGCAGATGATAG GAACGCGGGCCAGTCCAAAGACGAATCGTCTCAGCCGGCAGAGTCTGAGGAAGGAGGGGAAGAAACCAAAAACTACACCAGCGTGGCCCCCACCATGTGGCTCGGGGCGCAGAACAGCTG GCTTTATGTCCACTCTGCCGTCGGAAACTGGAAGAAGTGTCTCCACTCCATCAAACTCAAAGACTCGGTTCTCAGTCTGGT GCACGTGAAAGGTCGTGTGCTGGTCGCCCTCGCTGACGGGACGCTCGCCATATTCCACCGATCAGAAG ACGGCCTGTGGGACCTGTCCAACTATCACCTCATGGACCTCGGCCGGCCTCATCACTCCATCCGCTGCATGGCGGTCGTCCACGATAAGGTCTGGTGCGGCTACAAGAACAAGATTCATGTCATTCAGCCCAAAAGCATGCAGATCGAG AAGTCGTTCGACGCCCACCCCCGGAGGGAGAGCCAGGTGCGGCAGCTGGCCTGGATCGGTGACGGCGTGTGGGTCTCGATCCGGTTAGACTCCACCCTGCGTCTGTACCACGCGCACACGCACCAGCACCTCCAGGATGTGGACATTGAGCCATACGTCAGCAAAATGTTGG GTACCGGCAAGCTGGGCTTCTCGTTTGTGCGGATCACGGCCCTGCTGATTGGTGGAAACCGTCTCTGGGTGGGGACAGGAAACGGCGTGATCATCTCCATCCCGCTGACAGAGA CGGTGGTTCTTCACCGGGGACAGCTGCTGGGTTTGAGGG CCAATAAAGTGTCTCCTACGTCCTCTGGCGGGGTGATCCATGTGTATGGCGATGACAGCTCTGAGAAGAGCACCGGCAGCTTCATCCCCTACTGCTCCATGGCCCAAGcgcagctgtgtttccatggaCACCGTGATGCTGTCAAGTTCTTCGTATCCGTACCAG gtAATGTTTTGGCCACCTTAAACGGCAGCGTTCTGGACAGTCCATCCGAAGGTCAGAGCACCGCAGCACCCACAGAGACGGAGGCGCAGAGCGTCCAGAACGTGCTGGTGCTGAGCGGAGGAGAGGGCTACATCGACTTCCGCATAG gTGATGGGGAGGATGATGAGACGGAGGAAGGTGACAGCGGCGGTGGTGCTTCGCAGATGAAACCTGCTTTGAGCAAAGCTGAGCGAAGCCACATCATCGTCTGGCAGGTGTCCTACGTGCCGGAGTGA